The genome window ATAACTGTAAAGTGGGTAACAGGAACGTGTCAGCGCCACCAGATCGCCGAGATCgctggcggtggaggaggaggagaaggtggtcTGTAACCAGAAGCTCGTGTTCTGTGAGTACCGGGGCTCAAGAGGTTCCTTCTTGCGATTGGAACTGCGATCATCTTCTGTAAATGAGATCTTGGACTAGAAAGGAAGAAACTTTTACCGAGATCAGAGTCTCTTGTGGTGTTTGGATCAGAAATCATCACAAATCTTTTCAATTTTATGGATCAAAAGTTACaccgaatcaaaacacaaacatgAATCCACACGTAGAGAAGGCTGCCGAGCACAATATGGGCCTTCCTAACTCTGCTGCAAGCCGACGCGGGCGCGCGCGTCCTGCCGCCCCTTCAGCCTCCCCAGGTAGTAGCAGCTGAAGCCCAGCAGCATCGAAAAGAGAAGCAGAGGGAGGGAGATGGCCATGACAAAATCCATCACAGCTGCTGATTGCATCGTCAAATTCTGATGGATGAGACGTTGTTATAGAGAGTATAGATGGAACAAAAAGATCAAATGTTCCCGTCAGACCCAACTGGAGTGAAAGATACTCCAGAACTAAAAGCCCAAGCGTAAGATTCAATCAGACATGGGAGCTTCTGCTTTTGTGCAGCGCAGAAGATGTCCGGTGGTGCTCTAAGTCGCACATAAAAGAATTTAAGATCAGGAAGAATGGATCAGCTGAGCTCAAATTTTCTAGTAGTTAAAACATGATTAAagagttctttttttttatttaggacAAATTATTCTGTTAAGACAGATTAAGGCGATTATTTGTGATACCTACTGCGTTGACATTTCGTCGTCATATATCATGAGAGAATCCAAACTTCCTTTTCGTACGATGTGTGCTTTTAACGCTAATCATCTTTTTCGtcttgcattatatatatatatatatatatatatatatatatatatataagcaataatgaagatgttaattttttttGTCGGCCCAATTTTTTTTTCAAGCAATAAATGACGTTTGGGAAATACTTTTTAATGGGGTAAATTCTTATATAAGCAATTATTCTCATTTAAgggcaaaaaaaaaagacaaagagaATAATTAATTGTTCATATTAAGCATAATACACTCGTATTTACAATCGATATAGTGCATACACTCGATGATTAGAAACACAAAATTCCACAACTACCCTTCTCCTTTGAGCGCACCGGGCGGTTCATCTGCGGTAGGATTGCAAGGGCAAAACCGGGAATCGAGAAACCGTGGGGGCGCGAGAGGACGAGCGATTCGAAACGCCGGGTCAACTCCGGTCGGAGGAACCGAGGAGCAACTCGGGGAAGGATCGCAGgagctccttctccttctccttcttctcctcctcctcctccgtggaGGAAGCGGCGGCGAGGAGGCGGCGGAAGAACGGGACGGGGCAGGGGATGCGTAGGACGCCGCGCTGCTCGTAGCCGTACTCGTCGGCGGAGAGGCGCAGCAACCGGACGAAGGCCGGGCGGCCGAGGAGCTCTGTTCGGACCTCGAACCGCTCCATCTCCTCCCCCACGTACACCGGGAAGTGCCCCTGCGCCGGCTCCCCGTGCCGCCTCCCCTTGCCGGACCAACGCAGCGACTCGTACTGGGCGCAGTCGACCACCCTCGACAGCCGCCGGATCATTCTCTGTTGCCGTGGGAGGATGGCGAACGAGGAGAGCCGAGGTGGCCTCCGCCGCTGTGGGTGGGTACGTATTTATAGTGGAAAATGGTGGACTTTTAAATCCATTATTTATATCTATGTAAACCAATTTAGCTGTTCTTCGTACAACAGCGAGCGGCTCTTTCAACGCGTGGGGGCCGTTTTAGCGTCACGAGTTGCGTAGCGATCCACACACAACGCGGTTCTTGATGTGTGCCGCGCTGGCGATTCCTGTCTTAAATTCGGCGGTAGAATTGCGGCACGCATAGGATCCAAATCAACGTGGCGTCAACGCAAAAGCCAACGAGGAAACCAATGTATTATCAGTCCACACCACCAGAGAAAGCTTTAATAAACAAATAAATCTTAATAACCATTAATACTTGTGAAGATATATAATATGGAAGTGGAGTAGGTAAAGTGGATGATATGGTTTCCGTAGTCCATTTGGTACGGTGACCGTGACACACTGTTCCATGATACCATAGTTAGAGAGTATAAAACCCACCACCTTGTGCACCACAACACCCATTTCAATTAATTAAGCTGCACTTAACCTCGATAAATCTCCACCCCCCACACACAAATGGCCTCCATCGCTAGCATAAATCACTGCAATGCTCGAGGTAGGAG of Musa acuminata AAA Group cultivar baxijiao chromosome BXJ1-7, Cavendish_Baxijiao_AAA, whole genome shotgun sequence contains these proteins:
- the LOC135679808 gene encoding auxin-responsive protein SAUR71-like; this translates as MIRRLSRVVDCAQYESLRWSGKGRRHGEPAQGHFPVYVGEEMERFEVRTELLGRPAFVRLLRLSADEYGYEQRGVLRIPCPVPFFRRLLAAASSTEEEEEKKEKEKELLRSFPELLLGSSDRS